The following are encoded in a window of Flavobacteriales bacterium genomic DNA:
- a CDS encoding universal stress protein gives MSEHKNRILVPTDFSRVAECALEHAANLAGHTGAEVYLLHVVAKQGEVDEARNKLDEVLDQARTKTPAVPLYKLVRVGSIYEDIGHAAAEIDASLIVMGTHGMQGMQFITGSRALRVITHSEVPFIVVQERGIKEGGYDSIVVPLDLHKETRQKLTLVAAMAKTFNSKVHLLVPKEEDEFLHKQLENHIRFANQYLDERGIVHDATIAEEDSGDFVKAVVKHAVRVDADLITIMNLAQGNIFGVLGVPYEQEIITNEAQIPVMLMNPRETSTSASGWSFQ, from the coding sequence ATGAGCGAACACAAGAACCGGATCCTGGTCCCCACGGACTTCTCGCGGGTGGCCGAATGCGCCCTGGAACACGCTGCGAACCTCGCCGGCCATACCGGTGCCGAGGTCTATCTGCTGCATGTGGTGGCCAAACAGGGCGAGGTGGATGAGGCGCGCAACAAGCTGGACGAGGTGCTCGATCAGGCCCGTACCAAGACCCCGGCCGTGCCCCTGTACAAGCTGGTGCGCGTGGGTTCCATATACGAGGACATCGGCCATGCCGCCGCGGAGATCGACGCTTCGCTGATCGTGATGGGAACCCACGGCATGCAAGGCATGCAATTCATTACCGGCAGCCGTGCGCTCCGGGTGATCACCCATTCGGAGGTGCCCTTCATCGTGGTACAGGAGCGAGGCATCAAGGAGGGTGGCTACGACTCCATCGTGGTGCCCCTGGACCTGCACAAGGAGACCCGGCAAAAGCTCACGTTGGTGGCCGCCATGGCCAAGACCTTCAACAGCAAGGTGCATCTGCTGGTGCCCAAAGAGGAGGATGAATTCCTGCACAAGCAGCTGGAGAACCATATTCGTTTCGCCAATCAATATCTGGACGAGCGCGGCATCGTGCACGACGCCACCATCGCCGAGGAGGACAGTGGTGATTTTGTGAAGGCCGTGGTGAAACACGCCGTGCGCGTGGACGCCGATCTGATCACCATCATGAATCTGGCGCAGGGCAACATCTTCGGCGTGCTGGGCGTGCCCTACGAGCAGGAGATCATCACCAACGAGGCCCAGATCCCCGTGATGTTGATGAATCCGC
- a CDS encoding single-stranded DNA-binding protein, with translation MSTSMNNKVQLIGHLGKDPELKETGNGKRMLRLNLATNDYYKGADGEMKENTEWHTVVAWGQAAEKLAGAVRKGSGLIVEGRLTHRAYETKEGEKRYSSEVVLGAYRLLGARTTA, from the coding sequence ATGAGTACCTCGATGAACAACAAAGTGCAACTGATCGGCCACCTGGGCAAGGACCCCGAGTTGAAGGAGACCGGCAATGGCAAGCGCATGCTGCGTTTGAACCTGGCCACCAACGACTATTACAAGGGTGCGGATGGCGAGATGAAGGAGAACACCGAATGGCACACGGTCGTGGCATGGGGCCAGGCGGCTGAGAAGCTCGCCGGTGCCGTACGCAAGGGCAGCGGCCTCATTGTGGAAGGACGTCTCACGCACCGGGCCTACGAGACCAAGGAGGGTGAGAAGCGATACAGCTCCGAGGTGGTGCTGGGTGCCTACCGCCTGCTGGGTGCCCGTACCACAGCGTGA